Genomic window (Sediminispirochaeta smaragdinae DSM 11293):
TGTTGGAAAGCGGCCGCCAAGATGGAAAACAGACTCTCTCCTGCGCGCCCCAGCCGCTCTATCTTCTCGGCTGCCGACTCCAGATCGCCATCGAGAATTGTCTCGGGGATGTAACTCACCGCGTAGAGTGTGGGTGTACCGTCCGCAAGATACACACGAACCACTCGCACCCCTCTCTTTACCCGTTCGTCACTAAAGACCTCACGAATGTGCTCATCAAAGGTGATGACGCTCACCTCATGACGGCCAAAGGAAGGCTCCTTTCCGGAGCTGCGGATAATCCGTTCTATCCCGTGCAGATAGTTCATCGCCGTGGCGATCGCGTTTGACTGCGGCCGCACAAAGGTCCCTACCCCATGCCGCTTGTATACGACATCCGCGTTCTCCAGACGTTGAAGCGCCTCCCGGACCGTCGACCGGCTGACCCCAAACTGCTCGGAGAGCACCGCTTCGCTTGGAATCGGTCGCTCCTCGTCCCAATCGCGGATAAGAGAAAGGATCTCCTCCTGTACTTCCTGATAAAGGGGTTTTCGTGAAGGAATACGACTTAATTTCAAAACAATCTCCTTGGTCGTCTGACGACAGTGGTCAGTATACATCTCCTTTTTGAGAGCCGTCAAGTTTTATTTGTTGAGTCGGTTAAGTGGAGATTATTTCATCTGTAGTTGACGGGGCCTCATGAAAGGGGTAGTATCAATTTCCTATATTGCATTGAATGGTTGCTTCTGGAAGTAATCCTACCAATCCTTGCTGAGCAAGTACTTAGGTATTTAGCAGAGCATTTGGGGGGTAGATTGAAACGTTTTTTATTTTGTAGCTTATTCCTGGTCGGGGTGGGTAAGGCCACTATCTGAGGACACTGGTTCAGGAAGGATAGATTATAGAAAGATTCAACTATCAATGATAGATGGCCTGGGGGTTCAACTCCCCCGCCTCAGACTTTCCTTCCATACCTAATTCTACTAAAATGAATACCTTAATGCGATATAAACTGTGGATATAGACGTATAAGTAATCGACTATATACAAAAATTATTATCAAACGAATCACCCTATCCATTCGACCAGGAAGCACCTCCACGAAACGGGCCGAGATCATCCACGAATGGCATAAGTCTCTACTCCACGAGTTCATCCCCCAGCTCATTAGCAAATGGGGACCGAAGATCGGCGTTTCCGTCTCGGCCTATTATCTACAACGGATGAAAACAAAGTGGGGTAGTTGTAATCACAGACAGGGAAACATCCGCCTCAACACCGAACTTGTTAAGAAGCCAAAGGATCTGATTGAGTATGTCGTCGTCCATGAAATGATCCACCTTTTGGAACCAACTCATAATGACAGATTCGTCAATCTAATTACTGAGGTCTACCCCTCCTGGAAGGAAGCGCGGATGGAACTTAACGAGTTGCCGTTGGCAGCTGAGGAATGGAAGGAGTAAATCTGATATAAAGTAGGTAGCTTTGATACCAACTGAACTATCCGGAAACTCCGGATAGTTGGACATCGTAGATTCTGATATTGGACGAGGACTTATAGGCATTCTTTCAACCCTCCAGTATTCCTTGACAGTTGGCCAGCCCAGCTCATCCAATATTAAACGTTACAGAAGCAAGAAGAAGCTTACTCAGCACGATCTCTCCGAGCTATCAGGGATCTCCCTTCCTGCTATCAAGAATATTGAAAGGAAGAAGGGACTGCCGAGGACTAACACTCTACGGGCCATAAGTAAGGCCTTGGACTGCCGGCTTCAGGATCTTGTTAAGCCCATCGGGGAACTCTCCGCAGTACATTTCCGGGCAAGAAGCAAGATGAACAGGCGAGAGCAGATCCTGGCCCAGGTCTCCAAATGGCTGAATGATTTTGCTTTCCTTGAAGCGCTGCTGTTGGATAAAGAAGAATATAAACTACATAAACTTGCAGGGACCTCAGGGAAACTCTCTCCTATCCAGTACGCAGAAGAAGCGAGAAGGATTATCGGCCTGAAAGTTGACGAGCCCATTCATGATATCTGCGGCTTGCTGGAGAGCTGTGGCATCAAGATCCTGCTCCTTCCCTACTCCTCAGACGCCTTCAATGGATTATCCGTTGGCGAAAACGATAAAGGTCCGGCTATAATCATCAATACTTGGGAACGTATCAGCATCGAGCGTCAGATATTCAGTACTGCGCACGAACTAGGCCATCTACTTATGCACCTGTCGGACTACGATGGGAAAGCACGCTCTGAAGACAAGGTTCAGGAAAAGGAAGCGGACCTCTTTGCTGGATACTTCCTCATGCCCGAACAGGGCTTTGATTCTGAGTGGGCAGAAACTGCCGGTATGCCCTTTGTAGAGCGGGTCATGAAGATCAAGAGTATCTTCAAAGTCAGCTATAAGACCGTCCTCTACCGCCTAAAGCAGAAAGGGATTGCCAGTGACATGATATGGCTGCGCTTCCAGCAGCTCTATGAAGCCAAGTACAACAAGAAGTTGTCTTTTAAGGAAGAACCCTTTCCCGAAGGATCAGAGCCTTTCGGACTAAAGCCCTTTGACTTCTATGCCGATCGCTTAGTCCGCCTCGTTAGGCGAGCCGTAGAGGAAGAGAAGATTTCCATCTCGCGGGCGGCTGAGATTCTTAACTTATCTACCGAGCAAATGATGGAACGGATTACCGAGTGGGAGGAGTTTGGCCAATGAACAAGGAAACACACGAACGAAATAGTGCCCGGGAAGATTTGCTTCATATGCTTGCTGAGGGAGAAAAGGATCTGCAACAGAGGAACCTCCTCGATGTCGATTCAGTGTTCAGGGCTCTACGGGAAGAGTTCTTTGAAGCCGAAAAATAGAGCATTCCTCCCCGGAAGATATCGCCGACGAGGCATCCCGGAACAAATTGCATCTCTCATCATTCTTCGGTATAATTCAGATAAAAGGAAGTATAATGGATAAGAATATCGTTAAGGCGATAGAAAAGTTAAAACAGATCTTCCCCGAAGCACGTTTCATTGTGTTTGGATCTCAAGCGACCGGTAACGCCAGCACGGACAGCGATCTGGACTTGTGTGCGGTATTCCCATCTTTGTCCAAAGACCCCTTTGACCTGATATATGATATTCGTGTAGAAGCCAGAAAGCACCTTTCCATGGCCATGGATATATTTGTTCTCTCCGAACCTGATTACGTCTCTCGGAGCCACGGGAATGGTTCATTGGAACATATAATCGCAGCAGAGGGAATTGCGGTGTAACCAGAATACTGACACAAAACCCCTGGTTACAGTTGGTAAATCATGGCAACTTATGGAATTCCGCTCTTGCAGGCCAGGTTAAGTGCGTTTCCGAATTAGGACTCATACGAGACTCGAGATCACCGTTGAGGAAATCGATCTCGTAGTTGGACAGCAACCTGAGTTCCTTGAGCATGCCATTGGAAAGCAGGTGCCCCTCATCAAGCACGAGAACCGTATGGACCCGACTCAGTTTGTGCAGCGAGAGCACCCGTTCGTGAATCGCGAGGTAAAGCGTCGTCCGGCGGTCTCCAGTCCGATCGCGGCGGCAAGATGAGAGCGAGGCGTTGAATCTCATCGCCTCGCTCCTACAAAGGTATGTCCGCGTGTAATTGGCACGTCTAAGAACATTCCCCCATATGTAAGACTATTTCATTCCATGGATGGCCTTAAGATACTCTTTTCGTTCAAGAAGGAGAGAGATGACCGTCCCTCCGAGAATCGCCCACAAAGGAGATCCAACGTTGAGTATCTTTATCTGACTCATAGTGATAAGGAAGGCGAAGAGGGCTCCCATCTTCAGGTTAGAACTGAAAGCCTGCGAGAAATTGTTGGCTATCACAGTCACCATTGCAATACCCGCAAGAACATCTATGAATGACGTGGGAACTGCCCGTGTGAAGGATATGACCAACGGAGAAATGGCAGCCATGATTACCATCAGGATGCCCGTAAGCACAGCAGCGGAATATCTCTCTTCCTCGCGGCCTACCTCCGGCCCAGCCATCATCGCGACGGTCGGACCTCCGACCACGGTATTGTGACCTCCAAAAAACGAGTTGATAATAGTCCCGATTCCGCTGAGTACGACAAAGGCGTTGACCGGAGGATTGTACCCTTGGGTCTTTAATATTCCGATCGCCTGGATATTGCCGAATCCCACCGTTAGCAGCGCGAGCGGAATAGTCAGTTCGAGAATGGCTGTCATGTTAAACGTCGGTACAATGAAGGTTAGTGAGGAAAATTGGAAGCTGATATCGCCCAGGTTTACTTTTCCACCCAGCAGGGCGATGCCAAAGCCAAGGATCAGCGCGCTCAATATGGGTGGGAACCTGCGCGAAACTGCAGGGAAAAGACTGAAGACAATAAAGACGAGGAAGGTGCCTCCAGCCACAATCGGTTCAACCGCTATCGCTTTTATAATCGCAATCCCGAAGGGTACGAGGGCCCCTGCTATCATACCCTGAATAACGGGTGTCGGAATGTATCGCAGGAAGGCTTTGAAGAGACCTGTTACGCCTAAGAGGAAGACCAAGAAGCCGGACAGGGTGATTGCCCCCAGGATGTCGCTAAAGGCATATCGCGGCAAGGCACCGGCGATAATCGCGATAGCCGGTATCGAGAATGCGAACTGCACCGGCTGCCGGTAGTACAAGGAAAAAAAAAGCGTCAGGATTCCGCCCACGACAAAAATAATTGTCAGCCACGAGATCGCCACGTTGTCGGCGAGGTTAGCATCGTTCAAAAGCTTCAGAAGCAGGAAAACAGGGCCTTCTCCGAACAACGTAGCGGCGATGGACACGCCTATCCCGGCAGGCGTCAAACTTTTCCCGAAATCTCTTGCCGATTTCCCAATCGATACCCCTTTTTCCATATTTAGCATAGTTGCCTCCTATCATAGTGGATGCTATCGCGTTTTGGATTAGGACGCGACGATATCTTAT
Coding sequences:
- a CDS encoding GntR family transcriptional regulator, translating into MKLSRIPSRKPLYQEVQEEILSLIRDWDEERPIPSEAVLSEQFGVSRSTVREALQRLENADVVYKRHGVGTFVRPQSNAIATAMNYLHGIERIIRSSGKEPSFGRHEVSVITFDEHIREVFSDERVKRGVRVVRVYLADGTPTLYAVSYIPETILDGDLESAAEKIERLGRAGESLFSILAAAFQHSVDYAVTRIRAVMPSDAIFAELNFSQSEPCIKLNQIHHDRDGRVLIYSEDVLDPEVFELIVLRKSIR
- a CDS encoding M48 family metallopeptidase; translated protein: MRPGSTSTKRAEIIHEWHKSLLHEFIPQLISKWGPKIGVSVSAYYLQRMKTKWGSCNHRQGNIRLNTELVKKPKDLIEYVVVHEMIHLLEPTHNDRFVNLITEVYPSWKEARMELNELPLAAEEWKE
- a CDS encoding helix-turn-helix domain-containing protein; translated protein: MDIVDSDIGRGLIGILSTLQYSLTVGQPSSSNIKRYRSKKKLTQHDLSELSGISLPAIKNIERKKGLPRTNTLRAISKALDCRLQDLVKPIGELSAVHFRARSKMNRREQILAQVSKWLNDFAFLEALLLDKEEYKLHKLAGTSGKLSPIQYAEEARRIIGLKVDEPIHDICGLLESCGIKILLLPYSSDAFNGLSVGENDKGPAIIINTWERISIERQIFSTAHELGHLLMHLSDYDGKARSEDKVQEKEADLFAGYFLMPEQGFDSEWAETAGMPFVERVMKIKSIFKVSYKTVLYRLKQKGIASDMIWLRFQQLYEAKYNKKLSFKEEPFPEGSEPFGLKPFDFYADRLVRLVRRAVEEEKISISRAAEILNLSTEQMMERITEWEEFGQ
- a CDS encoding nucleotidyltransferase domain-containing protein yields the protein MDKNIVKAIEKLKQIFPEARFIVFGSQATGNASTDSDLDLCAVFPSLSKDPFDLIYDIRVEARKHLSMAMDIFVLSEPDYVSRSHGNGSLEHIIAAEGIAV
- a CDS encoding AAA family ATPase, coding for MWGNVLRRANYTRTYLCRSEAMRFNASLSSCRRDRTGDRRTTLYLAIHERVLSLHKLSRVHTVLVLDEGHLLSNGMLKELRLLSNYEIDFLNGDLESRMSPNSETHLTWPARAEFHKLP
- a CDS encoding benzoate/H(+) symporter BenE family transporter → MLNMEKGVSIGKSARDFGKSLTPAGIGVSIAATLFGEGPVFLLLKLLNDANLADNVAISWLTIIFVVGGILTLFFSLYYRQPVQFAFSIPAIAIIAGALPRYAFSDILGAITLSGFLVFLLGVTGLFKAFLRYIPTPVIQGMIAGALVPFGIAIIKAIAVEPIVAGGTFLVFIVFSLFPAVSRRFPPILSALILGFGIALLGGKVNLGDISFQFSSLTFIVPTFNMTAILELTIPLALLTVGFGNIQAIGILKTQGYNPPVNAFVVLSGIGTIINSFFGGHNTVVGGPTVAMMAGPEVGREEERYSAAVLTGILMVIMAAISPLVISFTRAVPTSFIDVLAGIAMVTVIANNFSQAFSSNLKMGALFAFLITMSQIKILNVGSPLWAILGGTVISLLLERKEYLKAIHGMK